Proteins from a genomic interval of Bradyrhizobium sp. CCGB01:
- a CDS encoding cysteine hydrolase: MSKRDAKSPEGEIRHAIHLCIDMQNIFAPGGLWQTPWMDKVLPAIASIVSRHQARTIFTRFITPQEPEDRPGQWKAYFQRWRQATRNHLPPSALDLVAALARYVPPARIIDKPAYSAFSNPRLAGLLVEESVSTVVMTGAETDVCVLSTVLSAVDLGFRVVIVEDALCSSSDVGHDALMTMYRTRFHGQVDLVTAEELAEFWRD, encoded by the coding sequence ATTTCCAAACGGGACGCGAAGTCGCCGGAAGGCGAAATCCGGCATGCGATCCACCTCTGCATCGACATGCAGAACATCTTTGCGCCCGGCGGTCTCTGGCAAACGCCGTGGATGGACAAAGTCCTGCCGGCAATCGCGTCGATCGTCTCGCGCCATCAGGCCAGGACGATCTTCACGCGCTTCATCACGCCGCAGGAGCCGGAAGATCGTCCTGGGCAGTGGAAGGCTTATTTCCAACGCTGGCGTCAGGCAACGCGCAACCATCTTCCGCCATCCGCGCTCGATCTCGTGGCGGCGCTGGCACGCTACGTTCCGCCGGCCCGCATCATCGACAAGCCGGCCTATTCCGCCTTCAGCAATCCGCGCCTTGCGGGCCTGCTGGTTGAAGAGAGCGTCAGCACGGTGGTGATGACGGGTGCGGAGACCGATGTCTGCGTGCTCTCGACGGTGCTGAGCGCCGTCGATCTCGGCTTCCGGGTGGTGATCGTCGAGGATGCGCTGTGCAGCTCGTCCGACGTCGGCCACGATGCGCTCATGACGATGTACCGCACCCGCTTCCACGGTCAGGTCGATCTCGTGACCGCGGAAGAGCTGGCGGAGTTCTGGCGCGACTAG
- a CDS encoding flavodoxin family protein: MTEVDVRKGMPPVKLSREAFEKRYRDQFVDPAFAPLQRELDAIVGAAWDAYTHSRKAPVTRKAGAGFADPDYDLAVDWLAARAAILEAQRRHDDAGATPRILIVNGSARSEHTCPGEMSKTWRLVKLAEPVFMEMGYAVDILDLSRLTSEFGRTIHPCKSCVSTAMPLCHWPCSCYPNHSLGQASDWMNEIYPLWVAAHGIMIVTPVNWYHVPGGLKAMMDRLVCADGGNPDPTSTHGKKADEAKAMELKGWPYPRHLAGRHFGLVVHGDSVGAEGVRRTLSDWLTDMHLISAGRFGEIDGYVGYMEPYAMSHRHLDEDREFQQEVLNVARALGNAVRLARSGRLDEPGAGLEDPNPK, from the coding sequence ATGACGGAAGTCGACGTTCGCAAGGGGATGCCGCCCGTCAAGCTGTCGCGCGAGGCGTTCGAGAAGCGCTACAGAGACCAGTTCGTCGATCCGGCATTTGCGCCGCTCCAGCGCGAGCTCGACGCCATCGTCGGCGCCGCCTGGGATGCCTACACTCATTCGCGCAAGGCGCCGGTGACGCGGAAGGCGGGGGCAGGTTTCGCCGATCCCGATTACGATCTCGCCGTGGACTGGCTCGCCGCGCGCGCCGCAATTCTGGAGGCGCAGCGCCGGCACGACGACGCAGGCGCGACGCCGCGCATCCTCATCGTCAACGGCTCGGCGCGCAGCGAGCATACCTGTCCCGGCGAGATGTCCAAGACCTGGCGCCTGGTCAAGCTGGCCGAGCCCGTCTTCATGGAGATGGGCTATGCCGTCGACATCCTCGATCTCTCCCGCCTGACCTCGGAGTTCGGCAGGACCATCCATCCGTGCAAGTCGTGCGTCTCCACCGCGATGCCGCTCTGCCATTGGCCGTGCAGCTGCTATCCGAACCATTCGCTGGGCCAGGCCAGCGACTGGATGAACGAGATCTACCCGCTCTGGGTCGCGGCCCACGGCATAATGATCGTGACGCCGGTGAACTGGTATCACGTGCCGGGCGGGCTGAAAGCGATGATGGATCGCCTCGTCTGCGCGGACGGCGGCAATCCGGATCCGACATCCACGCACGGCAAGAAGGCCGACGAGGCCAAGGCGATGGAGCTGAAGGGCTGGCCCTATCCGCGTCATCTCGCCGGCCGCCATTTCGGCCTCGTCGTTCACGGCGACAGCGTCGGGGCCGAGGGCGTGCGTCGCACCCTGTCCGATTGGCTGACCGACATGCACCTGATCTCGGCGGGCCGCTTCGGCGAGATCGACGGTTACGTCGGCTACATGGAGCCATATGCGATGTCGCATCGCCACCTCGACGAGGACCGCGAGTTTCAGCAGGAGGTGCTGAACGTGGCGCGCGCCCTCGGCAACGCTGTCAGGCTGGCGCGAAGCGGGCGCCTCGACGAGCCCGGGGCCGGCCTCGAAGACCCGAACCCCAAATGA
- a CDS encoding four-helix bundle copper-binding protein — translation MPKSEDMTRCIELCLSCYRTCLGVAMNHCLETGGKHVEPKHFRLMMACAEMCRTSAHFMLINTPHHRHTCGECAEICTECAGDCERIGGMEECVAMCRSCAESCRAMAA, via the coding sequence ATGCCGAAATCCGAGGACATGACCCGTTGCATCGAGCTGTGTCTGAGCTGCTACCGGACCTGCCTCGGCGTGGCCATGAACCATTGCCTCGAGACCGGCGGCAAGCATGTCGAGCCGAAGCATTTCCGCCTGATGATGGCCTGCGCCGAAATGTGCCGGACATCCGCGCATTTCATGCTGATCAACACGCCGCATCACCGGCACACCTGCGGTGAATGCGCGGAGATCTGCACGGAATGCGCCGGGGATTGCGAGCGGATCGGCGGCATGGAGGAGTGCGTCGCGATGTGCCGCTCGTGCGCCGAATCCTGCCGCGCCATGGCCGCTTAA
- a CDS encoding LacI family DNA-binding transcriptional regulator has product MVAGSKRARGGSGRVKLEEVARKANVSTATVSRAFNEPDKVSEEVRLRVKDAARALNWIPNAAGRALASSRTHIAGAIIPTLDDEIFAHQISGMQTVFSERGFTLFLGCSNYDPDEGLRQAEAMLARGVEALAVVGENHPPELFDALNSRGIPYVVTYSYNKLSSHPCIGFDNRAAFSRMTEHLLSLRHRRFAAIFQPDTNNDRVKERLRGIREALAAAGLEIAAQDLMMGPSTLEFGAASFARLMTQAAGVRPTAIVCGNDNLALGALMAARELGLDAPADFSITGFDDLAISSRFAPRLTTMKVDNQQIGILAANELLAVIAGRQAHAQSREVVPVLKIRESAGEAKAR; this is encoded by the coding sequence ATGGTAGCAGGTTCAAAGAGGGCGCGCGGAGGCAGCGGCCGCGTCAAGCTCGAGGAGGTCGCCCGCAAGGCCAATGTCTCGACCGCGACCGTCTCGCGCGCCTTCAACGAGCCCGACAAGGTCTCCGAAGAGGTCAGGCTGCGGGTCAAGGACGCCGCCCGCGCGCTGAATTGGATTCCGAATGCGGCCGGACGGGCGCTGGCCTCGAGCCGGACGCATATCGCCGGCGCCATCATCCCGACCCTGGACGACGAAATCTTCGCCCACCAGATCAGCGGCATGCAGACCGTTTTCAGCGAACGCGGCTTCACGCTGTTCCTGGGCTGCTCGAACTATGATCCGGACGAGGGCCTGAGGCAGGCCGAAGCCATGCTTGCGCGCGGTGTGGAAGCACTTGCCGTGGTCGGTGAAAATCATCCACCCGAGCTTTTCGACGCGCTCAACTCGCGCGGCATTCCCTATGTCGTGACCTACTCCTACAACAAGCTGTCGTCGCATCCGTGCATCGGCTTCGACAATCGCGCCGCGTTCAGCCGCATGACCGAGCATCTGCTGTCTCTTCGCCATCGCCGGTTTGCCGCCATCTTTCAGCCGGACACCAACAACGACCGCGTGAAGGAAAGGCTTCGCGGCATCCGCGAAGCGCTCGCGGCCGCGGGATTGGAAATCGCGGCGCAGGACCTGATGATGGGCCCCTCGACGCTGGAGTTCGGGGCGGCCAGTTTTGCCAGATTGATGACGCAGGCGGCCGGCGTTCGGCCGACCGCGATCGTCTGCGGCAACGACAATCTCGCGCTCGGTGCGTTGATGGCTGCGCGGGAGCTTGGCCTCGACGCACCTGCGGATTTTTCGATCACCGGATTCGACGATCTTGCGATTTCATCGCGCTTTGCTCCCAGGCTCACGACGATGAAGGTCGACAATCAGCAGATCGGCATCCTCGCGGCCAACGAGCTGCTCGCCGTGATCGCGGGCCGGCAAGCGCACGCGCAGTCCCGGGAAGTCGTGCCTGTTCTGAAGATCCGCGAGAGCGCTGGCGAGGCCAAAGCCCGCTGA
- a CDS encoding ABC transporter substrate-binding protein, translated as MAASLLLPVMGAASPAAAEEKLVVWWNKGYYKAEEDALLDVIKKFEAKTGVKVELSQYATQDMMPKLVAALDAGSPPDVTYADTYHFQGAGKWASEGKLVDLTSVLAPIKGEFSPQSLETVMLYNDKTKAKAYYAFPLKQATLHLHYWKDMLEEGGLKETDIPKDWNGFWSFWCDKAQPAVRKASGKRIYGIGHPMGVDATDSFISFLVFMDAYNVVLVDDNGKLLVDDPKVKAGLVAAMKDYVEIAAKGCTPQSATSWKDPDNNVAFHNKTTIMTHNSTVSLPGKWLDDSSNETLTAEQRDEAKKNYSERIRTMVWPNKPDGTPVHTRASVVVGLIFEQAKNKDRAKEFVSFLLRDENLQPYIEGALGRWFPVKTSAQKSAFWDGDVHRRAVRDQFFAGVGGYEMSKNYKFTTLNNENVWMKAVNAIVTNKVPVDKAVDDMIARIKEVAGN; from the coding sequence ATGGCGGCCTCGCTGCTGTTGCCCGTGATGGGAGCGGCGAGCCCCGCGGCCGCCGAGGAGAAGCTCGTCGTCTGGTGGAACAAGGGCTACTACAAGGCCGAGGAAGACGCGCTGCTCGACGTCATCAAGAAGTTCGAGGCCAAGACCGGGGTCAAGGTCGAGCTGTCGCAATATGCGACGCAGGACATGATGCCGAAGCTGGTGGCCGCGCTCGATGCCGGCAGTCCGCCCGACGTCACCTATGCGGACACCTACCATTTCCAGGGCGCCGGCAAGTGGGCGTCCGAAGGCAAGCTGGTCGATCTCACCTCGGTCCTCGCGCCGATCAAGGGCGAGTTCTCCCCGCAGTCGCTCGAAACGGTCATGCTGTACAACGACAAGACCAAGGCGAAGGCCTACTACGCCTTCCCGCTGAAGCAGGCGACGCTGCATCTGCACTATTGGAAGGACATGCTCGAGGAGGGAGGTCTCAAGGAGACCGACATCCCGAAGGACTGGAACGGCTTCTGGTCGTTCTGGTGCGACAAGGCGCAGCCGGCGGTGCGCAAGGCATCCGGCAAGCGCATCTACGGCATCGGCCATCCCATGGGCGTCGACGCCACCGACAGCTTCATCTCGTTCCTGGTGTTCATGGATGCCTACAACGTCGTGCTGGTCGACGACAACGGCAAGCTCCTGGTCGACGATCCCAAGGTGAAGGCGGGTCTCGTCGCCGCCATGAAGGACTATGTCGAGATCGCCGCGAAGGGCTGCACGCCGCAATCGGCGACGAGCTGGAAGGATCCCGACAACAACGTCGCCTTCCACAACAAGACGACCATCATGACGCACAATTCGACGGTCTCGCTTCCCGGCAAATGGCTCGACGATTCCAGCAACGAGACGCTGACCGCCGAGCAGCGCGACGAAGCCAAGAAGAACTATTCCGAGCGCATCCGCACCATGGTCTGGCCCAACAAGCCGGATGGCACGCCGGTTCACACCCGCGCGTCCGTGGTGGTCGGCCTGATCTTCGAGCAGGCCAAGAACAAGGATCGCGCCAAGGAGTTCGTCTCGTTCCTGCTGCGCGATGAGAACCTCCAGCCCTATATCGAAGGCGCGCTCGGCCGCTGGTTTCCGGTCAAGACGTCGGCACAGAAGTCCGCCTTCTGGGATGGCGACGTTCATCGCCGCGCGGTGCGCGACCAGTTCTTCGCCGGCGTCGGCGGCTACGAGATGAGCAAGAACTACAAGTTCACCACGCTCAACAACGAGAACGTCTGGATGAAGGCGGTCAACGCCATCGTCACCAACAAGGTGCCGGTCGACAAGGCCGTCGACGACATGATCGCGCGCATCAAGGAAGTGGCCGGCAACTGA
- a CDS encoding dihydrodipicolinate synthase family protein, giving the protein MTATIKGIIPVMLTPFTEADAIDYAGLEKLIEWYIANGADALFAVAQSSEMQFLSLEERVALARFVVRQAAGRVPVIASGHVSESRDDQVAELTSIAKTGVDGLVLVTNRFDPKGQGGPVFMDNLRSLLAALPTDLPLGLYECPAPFRRLLSDDELKFCAGSGRFAILKDVSCDLDTVKRRVALTKGSSLAIVNANAAIAFDAMKSGSAGFTGVFTNFHPDLYKWLLTDSSRHPALADELSVYLALAAMAEPMGYPKLAKLYHQRLGTFASIRSRAVDFDIRERFWALDALLDKIEQGQASFRARIAAARR; this is encoded by the coding sequence GTGACTGCAACCATCAAGGGCATCATTCCGGTGATGCTGACGCCGTTCACCGAAGCCGACGCGATCGACTATGCCGGCCTCGAAAAGCTGATCGAATGGTACATTGCCAATGGTGCGGATGCGCTGTTCGCGGTGGCCCAGTCGAGCGAGATGCAGTTTTTGAGCCTGGAGGAGCGCGTCGCGCTGGCGCGCTTCGTGGTGCGGCAGGCGGCGGGCCGGGTGCCTGTCATCGCGTCGGGCCATGTCAGCGAATCCCGCGACGATCAGGTGGCCGAGCTGACCTCGATCGCCAAGACCGGCGTGGACGGATTGGTGCTGGTGACGAACCGGTTCGATCCGAAGGGGCAGGGCGGCCCCGTCTTCATGGACAATCTGCGCAGCCTGCTCGCTGCGCTGCCCACTGATCTCCCGCTTGGCCTTTACGAGTGCCCCGCGCCGTTCCGCCGGCTCCTGTCCGACGACGAGCTGAAGTTCTGCGCCGGAAGCGGACGCTTCGCGATCCTCAAGGACGTGTCCTGCGACCTCGACACCGTGAAGCGTCGCGTGGCGCTGACCAAAGGCTCGTCGCTTGCGATCGTCAACGCCAATGCGGCGATCGCCTTCGACGCCATGAAGTCAGGATCTGCCGGCTTCACCGGCGTGTTCACGAACTTCCACCCCGACCTCTACAAATGGCTGCTCACCGACAGCTCCAGGCATCCCGCACTGGCGGACGAGCTCTCCGTCTATCTCGCACTCGCGGCGATGGCCGAGCCGATGGGATACCCCAAGCTGGCAAAACTGTACCATCAGCGGCTCGGCACGTTCGCGTCCATCCGCAGCCGGGCCGTCGATTTCGACATCCGCGAGCGCTTCTGGGCGCTGGACGCGCTGCTCGACAAGATCGAGCAGGGGCAGGCGAGCTTCCGCGCCAGGATTGCGGCCGCGCGCCGCTAG
- a CDS encoding amidohydrolase, with the protein MTPELHQKLTQWRRHLHAHPELSLQEKETSAFVQEKLTELGIPFEAGIGGHGIVATLTRGHAQSRVGLRADMDALPITEDTGLAYASKTPGVMHACGHDGHTASLLGAAALLAADASWSGTVDFIFQPAEEGYGGSRAMVAAGLFERFPMDQVFGFHNWPGLAAGTIAVHDGVVMASGGRVTITIDGHAGHAGMPHLTRDPVMAAGHLIVAMQSIVSRSVDPLDTAVLSLCTIDGGTAPNQVAGRVTIRGTLRHHREAVKDMIVKRIGEICAGIATTFGVKVTPEIVMGVGVVTNTPDEAGLARLAAGKVQAPVRRDLAPSMAGEDFAFYLKQRPGAFVWIGNGELRDGAELHGPRYDFNDAILPVASSWMAEVAKAALASN; encoded by the coding sequence TTGACCCCCGAGCTGCACCAGAAACTGACCCAATGGCGCCGGCATCTGCATGCGCATCCCGAACTGTCGCTCCAGGAGAAGGAGACCTCTGCCTTCGTGCAGGAGAAGCTTACCGAGCTCGGCATTCCCTTTGAGGCCGGTATCGGGGGCCACGGCATCGTCGCGACCTTGACGCGCGGCCATGCGCAGAGCCGCGTCGGCCTCCGCGCCGACATGGATGCGCTGCCGATCACCGAGGATACGGGCCTTGCCTACGCGTCGAAAACTCCCGGCGTGATGCATGCCTGCGGCCATGACGGGCACACCGCCTCGCTGCTCGGCGCCGCCGCATTGCTCGCCGCCGACGCGAGCTGGAGCGGCACCGTCGATTTCATCTTCCAGCCGGCCGAGGAAGGCTATGGCGGCTCGCGCGCGATGGTCGCAGCCGGGCTGTTCGAGCGCTTTCCGATGGATCAGGTGTTCGGCTTTCACAACTGGCCGGGCCTGGCGGCCGGCACGATCGCGGTCCATGACGGCGTCGTCATGGCCTCCGGCGGCCGCGTCACCATCACCATCGACGGCCATGCCGGTCACGCCGGCATGCCGCATCTGACGCGCGATCCGGTGATGGCGGCGGGGCACCTGATCGTCGCCATGCAATCGATCGTGTCGCGCAGCGTCGATCCGCTCGACACCGCCGTGTTGTCGCTGTGCACGATCGACGGCGGCACCGCGCCCAACCAGGTCGCCGGCCGCGTCACGATCCGCGGCACGCTGCGCCACCATCGCGAGGCTGTGAAGGACATGATCGTGAAGCGGATCGGCGAGATTTGCGCCGGGATCGCGACGACCTTCGGCGTCAAGGTCACGCCCGAGATCGTGATGGGCGTCGGCGTGGTGACCAATACGCCTGATGAGGCGGGCCTCGCGCGCCTCGCCGCGGGGAAGGTGCAGGCGCCAGTTCGCCGCGACCTCGCGCCCAGCATGGCCGGCGAGGATTTTGCCTTCTACCTCAAGCAGCGCCCCGGCGCCTTCGTCTGGATCGGCAACGGTGAATTGCGCGACGGCGCCGAGCTGCACGGCCCGCGCTACGATTTCAACGACGCGATCTTGCCGGTCGCATCGAGCTGGATGGCCGAGGTCGCCAAGGCAGCGCTGGCGTCGAACTAG
- a CDS encoding mandelate racemase/muconate lactonizing enzyme family protein: protein MARIATIESALYRIPLPVTLSDSTHGEIAAFELITCRIRDADGAEGVGYTYTVGRNGGAVADILKREIPPLVEGREADDTEAIWHHVWWGLHYGGRGGPAVLALSALDIALWDLKARRAKLPLYQLLGGFDARVPCYAGGIDLDLSVEALLKQTDGNLAKGFRAIKMKVGRPDLKSDVARVAAMRKHLGDGFPLMADANMKWTVEEAIRAARAFVPHDLTWLEEPIIPDDVAGHARIMQAGGVPIAAGENLRSLWEFKNYIVAGAVSYPEPDVTNCGGVSAFMKIARLAEAFNLPVTSHGAHDITVHLLAACPNRSYLEAHGFGLDKYIEHPLVLEDGKALAPDRPGHGISFDWNGLAKLSP from the coding sequence ATGGCACGCATCGCGACGATCGAATCCGCACTCTACCGGATCCCCCTCCCCGTCACGCTCTCCGACTCCACCCATGGCGAGATCGCGGCATTCGAGCTGATCACCTGCCGCATCCGCGATGCCGATGGCGCCGAGGGCGTCGGCTACACCTATACCGTGGGGCGCAATGGCGGCGCGGTCGCCGACATCCTGAAGCGCGAGATCCCGCCGCTGGTCGAGGGCCGCGAGGCCGACGACACCGAGGCGATCTGGCATCATGTCTGGTGGGGCCTGCATTATGGCGGACGCGGCGGGCCGGCGGTGCTGGCACTGTCCGCGCTCGACATCGCACTGTGGGACCTGAAAGCGCGGCGCGCGAAACTGCCGCTGTACCAGTTGCTCGGCGGCTTCGATGCGCGCGTGCCGTGTTACGCCGGCGGCATCGACCTCGATCTCTCGGTCGAGGCGCTGCTGAAACAGACCGACGGCAATCTCGCCAAGGGTTTTCGCGCCATCAAGATGAAGGTCGGCCGGCCGGACCTCAAATCCGACGTCGCGCGCGTTGCGGCGATGCGAAAGCATCTCGGCGACGGTTTTCCGCTGATGGCGGACGCCAACATGAAATGGACGGTCGAGGAAGCGATCCGCGCCGCCCGCGCCTTCGTTCCCCATGATCTCACCTGGCTCGAGGAGCCGATCATTCCCGACGATGTCGCCGGACACGCGCGCATCATGCAGGCCGGCGGCGTGCCGATCGCGGCCGGCGAGAATCTGCGCTCGCTGTGGGAGTTCAAGAACTACATCGTCGCCGGCGCCGTGTCCTATCCGGAGCCCGACGTCACCAATTGCGGCGGCGTCAGTGCGTTCATGAAGATCGCGCGGCTGGCGGAGGCCTTCAACCTGCCGGTGACCAGCCACGGCGCGCACGACATCACCGTGCACCTGCTCGCGGCCTGCCCGAACCGGTCGTATCTGGAAGCCCACGGCTTCGGCCTGGACAAATATATCGAGCACCCGCTGGTGCTCGAGGACGGCAAGGCCCTCGCGCCGGACCGCCCGGGCCACGGCATCAGCTTCGACTGGAACGGGCTGGCAAAGCTTTCGCCGTGA
- a CDS encoding M20/M25/M40 family metallo-hydrolase, protein MPVDTKAATDRLMRFLAIEGVTGQEAAIGRELTAALKESGVPAKAIRLDDANTRIPVPTETGNLIVDLPGRGALHNQPRIMFMTHMDTVPLCAGAKPKKSGRKIVNEAKTALGGDNRCGCGVLVTLAAELEKQKLDHPPITLLFCVREESGLYGARHVKLDELGSPVMAFNYDGGSASNVIIGAVGADRWTVEIMGRASHAGVAPERGISSTMIMALALADVKAGGWFGKVVKGKRQGTSNVGPVTGGEGRPAGDATNVVTDYVHVRGESRSHDGKFFKEITKAYKAAFEKAAKKVTNAQGKSGKVKFKAETDYFPFRMKDSQPVIKRAVEAVSAVGGTPNVRTANGGLDANWMVRHGVPTVTFGAGQNEAHTIDEWINLDEYDRACALAVQLATMR, encoded by the coding sequence ATGCCTGTCGACACCAAAGCCGCCACCGACCGCCTCATGCGCTTCCTCGCCATCGAGGGCGTCACCGGACAGGAGGCGGCGATCGGGCGTGAGCTCACCGCCGCGCTGAAGGAGAGCGGCGTGCCGGCCAAGGCGATCCGGCTCGATGACGCCAACACCCGCATTCCCGTGCCGACCGAGACCGGCAACCTCATCGTCGACCTGCCCGGCCGCGGCGCGCTGCACAACCAGCCGCGCATCATGTTCATGACCCACATGGACACCGTGCCGCTGTGCGCCGGTGCCAAGCCGAAGAAATCCGGCCGCAAGATCGTCAACGAGGCCAAGACCGCGCTCGGCGGCGACAACCGCTGCGGCTGCGGCGTGCTGGTGACGCTGGCCGCCGAGCTCGAAAAGCAGAAGCTCGACCATCCCCCGATCACGCTGCTGTTCTGCGTGCGCGAGGAGAGCGGGCTCTACGGCGCACGCCACGTCAAGCTGGACGAGCTGGGCTCACCGGTGATGGCCTTCAACTATGACGGCGGCTCGGCCTCCAACGTCATCATCGGCGCCGTCGGCGCGGACCGCTGGACCGTCGAGATCATGGGCCGCGCCTCGCATGCCGGCGTCGCGCCGGAGCGCGGCATCTCCTCGACCATGATCATGGCGCTCGCGCTCGCTGACGTGAAAGCCGGCGGCTGGTTCGGCAAGGTGGTGAAGGGCAAGCGGCAGGGCACTAGCAATGTCGGCCCCGTCACCGGCGGCGAGGGCCGCCCGGCCGGCGATGCCACCAACGTCGTCACCGACTACGTGCATGTGCGCGGCGAAAGCCGGAGCCATGACGGAAAGTTCTTCAAGGAGATCACGAAAGCCTACAAGGCCGCGTTCGAGAAGGCGGCCAAGAAGGTGACGAACGCGCAAGGCAAGTCCGGCAAGGTCAAGTTCAAGGCCGAGACCGACTATTTCCCGTTCCGCATGAAGGACAGCCAGCCCGTCATCAAGCGCGCGGTCGAAGCGGTGTCCGCGGTCGGCGGCACGCCGAACGTCCGCACCGCCAATGGCGGCCTCGATGCCAACTGGATGGTGCGCCACGGCGTTCCGACCGTGACCTTCGGCGCCGGCCAGAACGAGGCGCACACGATCGACGAATGGATCAACCTCGACGAATACGACCGCGCCTGCGCGCTCGCCGTGCAGCTCGCGACGATGCGGTGA
- a CDS encoding MFS transporter: protein MTAVATEEAGDGTRALIFALLALACGHMLSTLLRTIPAVSLDLMAADFHMEPQALASLTSVYPFAFAAAQIPVGAAMDRFGVRPVSLSLLMGTVIGAIASGFATGPESFAVGQVLLGIATSGMLMCPMTLAAKQLSAARFGLWSGAILSIGNIGMLLSASPLAFVVDAYGWRAGFWISALGGVLVALAVFLLVPSQPAEHKDDSSPLSQMIEVLRLGLSRPLRGLIALALVSLATSLVLRGLWGGPWLMEIKGLSRVEAGNQLGAFTLAMIAGPLCIGMIDRRLNRRRALVASTHMVGALLLALMALGAPHYPVSMLFGVPVMPPQYDLVLFVLIGLATSAQPLLFGMSRQLVDAQTAGKALAAINLAFFLGAALMQSVTGAVAALAGLPAVLLFMAAMLGLGALIFLAYTSPRS, encoded by the coding sequence ATGACTGCGGTTGCCACGGAAGAAGCGGGCGATGGCACCCGCGCGTTGATCTTTGCGCTGCTGGCGCTGGCCTGCGGGCACATGCTCTCGACCTTGCTGCGCACCATCCCCGCGGTCAGCCTCGATCTGATGGCCGCGGATTTCCACATGGAGCCGCAGGCGCTGGCGAGCCTCACCTCGGTCTATCCCTTTGCCTTTGCCGCGGCGCAGATCCCGGTCGGCGCCGCGATGGATCGCTTCGGCGTCCGGCCGGTGTCGCTGAGCCTGCTCATGGGAACCGTGATCGGCGCGATCGCGTCGGGCTTTGCGACCGGGCCGGAAAGCTTCGCGGTCGGGCAGGTGCTGCTCGGCATCGCGACATCAGGCATGCTGATGTGCCCGATGACGCTCGCCGCCAAGCAATTGTCGGCGGCGCGATTCGGGCTGTGGTCGGGCGCGATCCTCTCGATCGGCAATATCGGCATGCTGCTGTCGGCGAGCCCGCTCGCCTTCGTGGTCGACGCTTACGGCTGGCGCGCCGGGTTCTGGATCTCCGCGCTCGGCGGCGTGCTGGTGGCGCTCGCGGTGTTCCTGCTGGTGCCGAGCCAGCCGGCCGAGCACAAGGACGATTCCTCGCCGCTGTCGCAGATGATCGAGGTGCTCAGGCTCGGCTTGTCGCGGCCGTTGCGCGGGCTGATCGCGCTGGCGCTGGTGTCGCTTGCGACCTCGCTGGTGCTGCGCGGCCTGTGGGGCGGGCCATGGCTGATGGAGATCAAGGGATTGTCGCGGGTCGAGGCCGGCAACCAGCTCGGCGCGTTCACGCTGGCGATGATCGCGGGTCCCCTGTGTATCGGCATGATCGACCGCAGGCTCAACCGCCGCCGCGCGCTGGTGGCGAGCACGCATATGGTCGGGGCGCTGCTGCTGGCGCTGATGGCGCTCGGGGCGCCGCACTATCCGGTCTCGATGCTGTTCGGCGTTCCCGTGATGCCGCCGCAATACGATCTCGTGCTGTTCGTGCTGATCGGCCTGGCCACGTCCGCCCAGCCGCTGCTGTTCGGCATGTCGCGGCAACTCGTCGACGCGCAGACCGCGGGCAAGGCGCTCGCGGCGATCAACCTCGCCTTCTTCCTCGGCGCGGCGCTGATGCAGTCGGTCACCGGCGCGGTAGCGGCGCTCGCCGGGCTGCCGGCGGTGCTGCTGTTCATGGCTGCCATGCTGGGATTGGGCGCGCTGATCTTCTTGGCTTACACCTCGCCACGCTCATAG